The proteins below are encoded in one region of Zonotrichia leucophrys gambelii isolate GWCS_2022_RI unplaced genomic scaffold, RI_Zleu_2.0 Scaffold_218_84236, whole genome shotgun sequence:
- the LOC135461197 gene encoding olfactory receptor 14C36-like — protein sequence MSNSSSIRHFLLLPLADTRQLQLLHFCLLLGISLAALLGNGLIISAVACGHHLHTPMFFFLLNLALSDLGSICTTVPKAMHNSLWDTRDISYKGCAAQLFLFVFFISAEFSLLTIMCYDRYVSICKPLHYGTLLGSRACAHMAAAAWASAFLNALLHTANTFSLPLCHGNALGQYFCEVPQILKLSCSLSNFRKIWISLVAVCLASGCFVFIVFSYVQIFRAVLRIPSEQGRHKAFSTCLPHLAVVSLFVSTGSFSYLKPPSISSPSLDLALSVLYSVVPPALNPLIYSLRNQKLKAAVWTLMTGCF from the coding sequence atgtccaacagcagctccatcaggcacttcctcctgctgccattggcagacacgcggcagctgcagctcctgcacttctgcctcttgctgggcatctccctggctgccctcctgggcaacggcctcatcatcagcgccgtagcctgcggccaccacctgcacacgcccatgttcttcttcctgctcaacctggccctcagcgacctgggctccatctgcaccactgtccccaaagccatgcacaattccctctgggacaccagggacatctcctacaaaggatgtgctgctcagctatttctgtttgtatttttcatttcagcagagttttccctcctgaccatcatgtgctatgaccgctacgtgtccatctgcaaacccctgcactacgggaccctcctgggcagcagagcttgtgcccacatggcagcagctgcctgggccagtgcctttctcaatgctcttcTGCACacggccaatacattttccctgcccctgtgccatggcaatgctcTGGGCCAGTACTTCTGTGAGGTTCCACAGATCCTCAAACTCTCCTGCTCACTATCCAACTTcagaaaaatttggatttcattGGTTGCTGTCTGTTTAGCTTctggctgttttgtgttcattgttttctcctatgtgcagatcttcagggctgtgctgaggatcccctctgagcagggacggcacaaagccttttccacctgccttcCTCACCTGGCCGTTGTCTCCTTGTTTGTCAGCACTGGCTCTTTttcctacctgaagcccccctccatctcctccccctccctggatctggccctgtcagttctgtactcagtggtgcctccagccctgaaccccctcatctacagcctgaggaaccagaagctcaaggctgcagtgtggacactgatgactggatgcttttag